From Miscanthus floridulus cultivar M001 chromosome 15, ASM1932011v1, whole genome shotgun sequence, the proteins below share one genomic window:
- the LOC136509319 gene encoding xylan O-acetyltransferase 3-like — protein MAKQPPPTSTSRSTSTSAPDNPLPTTTGGLRGSLSSSARSLLAAARRSPVATLVAAFFLLALFMYGEDVRTIAELSIDDYLYPDADFYNVSGLPPLALPPPACDLARGRWVFDNVSLPAYREKDCTFLTKQVTCLANGRPDDLWQYWKWQPDDCSLPTFDARRFMEAMRGKRLMFVGDSLNRNQWESLVCLVQPILSKGRKKAVKRGSLTVFHAKEYRATLEFYWAPFLVESNSDNPKIHSIEHRIIRPERIEGHARYWRGVDYLIFNTYIWWMNTADMKVRRPNSRYWSEHDEVPRIEAYGRVFKTWSDWLNDNIDPARTSVFFMTISPLHISPHNWGNPDGIRCVKETLPYQNYSQPLDLYHDMRTYDLVVKVASSMEKVPVTVINITKMSDYRKDAHTSLYSIRQGKLLTPKQKADPEKFADCIHWCLPGVPDVWNQILYTKILSKPSWQSSFSPPPSQSVPLPPQ, from the exons ATGGCCAAGCAGCCGCCGCCCACCTCCACCTCcaggtccacctccacctccgcccCCGACAACCCGCTACCCACCACCACGGGGGGCCTCCGGGGCTCGCTCTCCTCCTCCGCGCGCTCCCTCCTCGCCGCGGCGCGCCGCTCCCCGGTCGCCACGCTGGTGgccgccttcttcctcctcgcgctCTTCATGTACGGCGAGGACGTGCGCACCATCGCCGAGCTCTCCATCGACGACTACCTCTACCCGGACGCCGACTTCTACAACGTCTCGGGCCTGCCGCCGCTCGCGCTGCCGCCGCCCGCCTGCGACCTCGCCCGCGGCCGCTGGGTCTTCGACAACGTCTCCCTCCCGGCGTACCGCGAGAAGGACTGCACCTTCCTCACCAAGCAGGTCACCTGCCTCGCCAACGGCCGCCCCGACGATCTGTGGCAGTACTGGAAATGGCAGCCCGACGACTGCTCCCTCCCCAC GTTCGACGCTCGGAGATTCATGGAGGCGATGCGCGGGAAGCGGCTCATGTTCGTGGGGGATTCGCTCAACCGCAACCAGTGGGAGTCGCTGGTGTGCCTGGTGCAGCCCATTCTGTCCAAGGGCAGGAAGAAGGCCGTCAAGCGGGGCTCCCTCACCGTCTTCCACGCCAAGGAGTACCGCGCCACCCTCGAGTTCTACTGGGCGCCCTTCCTCGTCGAGTCCAACTCCGATAACCCCAAGATCCACAGCATCGAGCACCGGATCATCAGACCCGAGCGGATCGAGGGGCACGCCAGGTACTGGAGGGGCGTCGACTACCTCATCTTCAACACCTACATCTGGTGGATGAACACGGCCGACATGAAAGTCAG GAGACCAAATTCGAGGTATTGGTCTGAGCATGACGAGGTTCCCAGGATTGAGGCGTATGGTCGGGTGTTCAAGACGTGGTCTGATTGGCTCAATGACAACATTGATCCTGCCCGCACGTCTGTCTTCTTCATGACAATTTCTCCACTTCACATCAG CCCACATAACTGGGGAAACCCAGACGGGATCAGATGCGTAAAGGAGACGCTTCCGTATCAGAACTACAGCCAGCCCCTGGACCTGTACCATGACATGCGAACGTATGACCTGGTGGTAAAGGTGGCCAGCTCCATGGAGAAGGTTCCAGTGACAGTGATCAACATCACGAAGATGTCAGATTACCGGAAGGATGCCCACACGTCGCTGTACTCCATCCGGCAAGGGAAGCTGCTGACGCCGAAGCAGAAGGCGGACCCAGAGAAGTTCGCGGACTGCATCCACTGGTGCCTTCCGGGCGTGCCGGACGTGTGGAACCAAATACTCTACACAAAGATTCTTTCGAAACCATCTTGGCAGTCTAGTTTTAGCCCCCCTCCATCCCAGTCTGTGCCTCTTCCTCCCCAGTGA